A single region of the Anoplolepis gracilipes chromosome 1, ASM4749672v1, whole genome shotgun sequence genome encodes:
- the LOC140670456 gene encoding uncharacterized protein, whose product MVARVLQANLNHARQAQDLFVHTLAERGCGLGIAAEPYRIPEHPSWVGDELGSVALTWRADAPASLSATLVGKGKGWVAVRWGPVLVIGVYLPPSLDLSGFAERLDSLSAIISGIGVGRVVVSGDFNAKSMTWGSPRTDRRGVAVEEWAATLDLRLLNEGGISTCVRERGESVVDLIWAFPATLNKVLGWKVATEVETLSDHRYIVYGLVVTPEQLERGESGEADRDIEQEVEWIRGAMSDACDASMPRIKAGPQGRRAAYWWTGEIAELQRSSVHQRRKYARAKKKDRPVEEVRGLYQAYRVARDALRLEIKKAKARAWDELLSHLEENPWGRPYQMVLGKLRNRGPPATETLSPEALDRVVGGLFPQSEEEDTPFPIFARGGPEWSEDWRSRRKKWRGAGGDSAAPRPPDPMDSLGRHGLEPLR is encoded by the exons atggtgGCTCGGGTCCTGCAGGCAAATCTCAACCACGCCCGTCAGGCGCAAGACTTGTTTGTGCACACTCTGGCGGAGCGTGGTTGTGGTTTGGGCATTGCTGCGGAGCCGTACCGGATCCCCGAGCACCCTTCGTGGGTGGGGGACGAGTTGGGCTCCGTAGCCCTTACATGGAGGGCGGATGCTCCGGCCTCACTTTCCGCCACATTGGTGGGCAAGGGCAAAGGGTGGGTGGCGGTCAGGTGGGGACCCGTTTTGGTCATCGGGGTCTACCTGCCGCCTAGTCTGGACCTCTCAGGATTTGCTGAGAGGTTGGACTCCCTTTCCGCTATCATCAGCGGGATTGGAGTGGGGCGGGTGGTAGTCTCTGGGGACTTTAACGCAAAATCGATGACGTGGGGTTCCCCGAGGACGGACCGCCGAGGTGTCGCGGTCGAAGAGTGGGCCGCGACACTGGATTTAAGGCTGCTGAACGAGGGAGGGATAAGCACCTGCGTACGGGAAAGGGGAGAGTCGGTGGTGGACCTTATCTGGGCCTTCCCAGCGACCCTCAACAAGGTGCTAGGGTGGAAGGTGGCCACGGAGGTCGAGACCTTGTCAGATCATAGGTACATAGTCTACGGCCTCGTGGTCACACCCGAGCAG CTGGAGAGAGGAGAATCGGGAGAGGCCGATAGGGACATAGAGCAGGAAGTCGAGTGGATCCGGGGCGCCATGTCTGATGCATGTGACGCGTCAATGCCCCGGATCAAGGCTGGTCCGCAAGGCCGTAGAGCGGCGTACTGGTGGACCGGGGAGATCGCGGAATTGCAGCGGTCATCGGTCCATCAAAGGAGGAAATACGCCCGGGCCAAGAAGAAGGATAGGCCGGTAGAGGAAGTTAGAGGCCTCTACCAGGCGTACAGAGTGGCCAGGGACGCCCTACgcttggaaataaaaaaagcgaaagCTAGGGCGTGGGACGAGCTCCTCTCGCACTTGGAAGAGAACCCTTGGGGACGGCCATACCAAATGGTGCTCGGGAAGCTTCGCAATAGAGGGCCACCGGCTACGGAGACCCTTTCCCCGGAAGCCCTGGACCGGGTGGTCGGAGGGCTCTTTCCCCAGTCTGAGGAGGAGGATACCCCCTTCCCCATCTTTGCGAGGGGAGGACCCGAATGGTCAGAAGACTGGCGGTCTCGGAGGAAGAAATGGAGAGGTGCAGGCGGAGACTCCGCGGCACCAAGGCCCCCGGACCCGATGGACTCCCTAGGAAGGCATGGGCTGGAGCCTTTGAGGTGA
- the LOC140670365 gene encoding uncharacterized protein: MGTVNAVALYECPIWATDLVAMRYAKDKFRRIQRSMAVRVIRAYRTVSHAAATVLAGSPPLEFLTAMYAERYNWERGLRRGHGPLPARVKKTIRIHAQRSMVERWSAHLSDPKTAG; the protein is encoded by the coding sequence ATGGGCACCGTAAATGCGGTGGCCCTGTATGAATGCCCAATATGGGCGACGGATCTCGTGGCCATGCGTTATGCAAAGGACAAGTTTCGACGCATACAGCGCAGCATGGCCGTGAGGGTGATAAGGGCCTACCGCACGGTGTCCCATGCGGCGGCCACGGTCCTGGCGGGTTCGCCCCCCTTGGAGTTCCTGACCGCAATGTACGCGGAGCGGTATAATTGGGAAAGGGGGCTCAGGAGGGGTCATGGCCCTCTACCAGCCAGGGTCAAGAAGACCATCCGGATCCACGCCCAGCGGTCTATGGTGGAGAGATGGAGTGCCCACCTATCTGACCCAAAGACTGCGGGTTAA